The Dyella caseinilytica genome has a window encoding:
- a CDS encoding ABC transporter ATP-binding protein, producing MTREVLRVEKVGKAYRDYSSEWSRFANWFGFKGHSRHEKWVLRDISFSVKEGEAIGIVGENGAGKSTLLKIITGTSRASEGTVAYFGRIAAILELGMGFNPDLTGRQNVYHSSGLMGFSRQDVDGVIAAIEDFAEIGSYFDEPVRTYSSGMSMRVAFSVATAFRPEVLIVDEALSVGDTYFQHKSFARIREFQKAGTTLLIVSHDKAAVQALCTRAILLEHGRVIRDGEPEAIMDYYNALIADKENNKIRTEVKADGRTQTISGTGEVQVSSIALYNAAGAPVEFVAVGQALHLRVKVSAKVAVPQLVLGYMIKDRTGQQVYGTNTFHTKQVVSDIKSGESIEFLVDFPANLGPGHYSISTALVSTDTHLVNNYEWRDLALTFSVTNLDKPDFVGLAWIPPSIKVLRA from the coding sequence ATGACGCGCGAGGTATTGAGGGTAGAAAAGGTGGGGAAGGCCTATCGGGACTATTCTTCGGAATGGTCGCGTTTTGCGAACTGGTTCGGCTTCAAAGGCCATAGCAGGCACGAAAAATGGGTGCTTCGCGATATCTCTTTCTCCGTAAAGGAGGGGGAGGCCATAGGTATCGTCGGTGAGAACGGTGCCGGCAAAAGCACGTTGCTGAAAATCATCACCGGTACTTCACGCGCGAGCGAGGGGACTGTCGCGTACTTTGGGCGAATCGCCGCCATCCTTGAGCTGGGCATGGGCTTCAACCCCGATCTGACTGGCCGCCAGAATGTCTATCATTCTTCCGGACTCATGGGTTTTAGCCGCCAGGATGTCGATGGTGTCATTGCTGCCATTGAGGATTTTGCGGAGATAGGCTCCTATTTCGACGAGCCCGTACGCACCTATTCCAGCGGCATGTCCATGCGCGTTGCATTCAGCGTTGCGACCGCATTTCGCCCGGAAGTGCTCATCGTCGATGAGGCGCTCTCAGTGGGCGATACCTACTTTCAACACAAGAGCTTTGCGCGTATCCGCGAATTCCAGAAGGCGGGTACCACGCTGCTTATCGTTTCCCACGACAAGGCGGCCGTTCAGGCGCTTTGTACCCGCGCCATTTTGCTTGAACATGGCCGCGTTATCCGGGATGGTGAACCCGAAGCGATCATGGATTACTACAACGCCCTGATCGCGGATAAAGAAAACAACAAAATTCGCACGGAAGTTAAGGCGGATGGCCGAACCCAGACGATATCGGGCACCGGCGAAGTCCAGGTGTCGAGCATCGCGCTTTATAACGCGGCCGGAGCGCCTGTCGAGTTTGTGGCGGTGGGGCAAGCCTTGCATCTGCGCGTGAAGGTTTCGGCAAAGGTAGCCGTGCCGCAACTCGTGCTTGGCTACATGATCAAGGACCGAACGGGGCAACAGGTGTATGGGACCAATACGTTCCATACGAAACAGGTGGTGTCCGATATCAAAAGCGGCGAATCCATTGAGTTCCTGGTCGACTTCCCCGCCAACCTGGGGCCGGGCCATTACTCCATTTCCACCGCACTGGTAAGCACGGATACCCATCTGGTCAATAACTACGAATGGCGTGATCTTGCGCTCACGTTCTCTGTGACCAATTTGGATAAGCCCGATTTCGTCGGGCTCGCGTGGATTCCGCCAAGCATCAAGGTGTTGCGCGCATGA